TGTAAAGTCGACTGATAGATTATTAGCTGAAGCTGACTAAAGAGATTTGAGTTGCCTTTAAGTTTCAGGTACAATGTGAAAATTAAGAGAAAAGattttttattggatttttttttcactcagtacacttttttttactgaaataattatttttctggCTATTTAGATGAGTTTGGGACAATCTGGAGAAAAGCTTATAATTTTGTAGTTTTTGcacacttttttcagtgtaatttttAGTCCCTTTTTCTTCAAAATTTAAGCTGCAATGAACTGTGAGATAGTCAGTGTTTACTGTATCACAGTGCACATCTGAAAATTTGAGAAAATAATTGCAATCAGATTTTTGGACTTAAATGTGCAACCCTATTATGTTAGTCCATCATTTCACTGTCATGCCATGATTCGTCTCTCATAATGCACATGTTGTATTCAGGTACAATTTACCCTGTTGCTTAGAAGCATTCCGTCTCTCATTAAGACATTGAAAAGGACTTCTTTTTCAGCTTCTATGCTAATTTCCCTTCAAACATTGTAATACAGATAATCTGTGCTGCATTGcagttgtatattttatatatagttatatagtatatatataaaacaaacctTAGATTCCATCATGGATATAGTAAGGTTTGTAATGTGAATTGTTCATGAAGAGCACACAgtagatgtttgtgttacagtggctgtgtgtgtgttgttgtggttGTGTGATCAGATCCTCCCCGTAAGCGGGTGGACTCGCCCATGTTGACCCGTCATGGGCGCTGTCGGCCGGAGAGAAAGAGTCTGGAGGTACTGAGTGTGACAGAGCAGGGCTCTCCAACACCTCCCCGCAGAGCACTGGATACCTCTGCACATAGCCAGAGGTACATGCCAACTGTTTGATAACTTTGTATTAACCTTCATCTGAAAGTCAAGCATGATGTACCACATGTGTCCTCTGTTCAACTTCAAGTGCCTTTCAGATACAATACTGGGTAAATTCACTGATGACTTGCACAAATTTGGTGTGATAGGCCTATTTTggcaccatttttttttactattacagtaAATATTGCAACTTTAACCATGCGCTcttgtgcatttatatattttttttaatatgtaagcTAGACTCATAATAGATGGAACTTATTCCCCCCAAAAGCTGTTTGCCtctcataatttatttaaaaagaaatgtttgtaTGCATGTTCTATTTATCATTATTCATGGCAGCAGTGAAAAGGAATTTTACATGGATGGTACTGTCACACTCTCCCGCTAGAAGGGAATGAAGAAATGCTGGAGATAATAATCCGAAATAGAGAAAGGAAACCAAGGAGACATCCAACAAGTAGAACTGACAAAACAAACTGAAAGGACTAGGAATTTAAACACATGACAACTGGGAAAACACAGGTGCATGGAATGACTAATTAAAGGGAACACAGTATACATGgggagggaaaacacaacaaaatgagtCTGGGGCGTGACATAACTCCCCCCTCCCGGAAGACGCATCCCATGCTGTAACAATTCTATCAGGGAGGGATGAGCGGGCAGACAGAGTCCATGGTGGAgccgacggagggaggagccatggaggaggagTGGCTGCCGACCAATGGTGAcggagcaggtggaggaggagcccAAGGCGGAGACAGATAGCCAACAAGCTAGGGGGATGCCTAGGTTCAGGGGGCCCAGGTTGAGGAAAAAAGGGGGTAGTTCAATCTCCAGTTCAGACTCCCAGTCTATTAGATCCACCTCCCGGTTTTGGTACCAACACCGCTCCATAATAAATACTAGCAAGTTAAAACATTCTTGATCTCAGACAATTACtgtataatattgtattttttgcaGTATCTAAGTGAAAGCTAATGAAACAAATTTAAGAAATTGAAATCAATGTATGTGTTATGTTTAGGCACATAGAGCTCAGGAAAATCTGCAACAGCAAGTATTATCTTATTTTCTTTCATGTTGTTTTTTGATCACGTAAAAGCAAAATGACAGCTGTGATTAAGGTAAATTGCTAAAACACCCAAAAAAACGTTTTAATCTTCCACAGTGTGCGCTGCTAGCTAGCACAACACAGCACCTGGACTCTTGTGAATGCCAAACATTGCTGGCCCCGTCTCTCATAGTCAAAATGAACTTGTGGTTGCGGCATACCATGTAAAATATTCctaattcatcaaataaatgacCGAAGGATCAAAAATATATATCCAGAACCACAGAGCAGAAAATACAGATGAACAGCAGTATAAGTTGGTGCTAGTGAATTCCTAGTGAATTCCCTACTAAGACTTGTACTCACACTAGAGGTGTATATCTAAGATAATGAAGATATCTGTGAATATAAAGGGATGTTTGACTGATATGTCCTGGCGTTCTGACAGGTCTCGGTCAGTTAGCGGAGCTTCAACAGGCCTCTCATCCAGTCCCCTCAGCAGCCCTCGAGTAAGTGACTCCACATCTTTAACTGATACTGGATTAGAAGTAAAATACTACTTTGTAGAGCTCATTTTACAATGGTGAAAGGTTTCGTGCTTGTTTTTGATATTGTGCTATGAATAGCAAAGCTGAACTGGATTCAGCTGCTCTTTTTATGTTCATCTATCTCATACTGTCCTCATACTGGAGTCATTatccacaccaaacacacacacacaaatgttaagAGCTTGTTTTAACTTGCATTTTGCACCTCAATTAAAGACCTAACATTCATTACTAATTGATACTAGATTTCACGTGCTTCTCTAAAGAGCTTTGCATCATTTTCCTAACTCTTCTCAGTTTAATTCTAATGTTAATAATCATATACCATATCTTTCATTAACGCTCATGACCATTGCTGTGTCCATCTCTCCATTCCTCTTTCCCTCTCCATCCTTCTGTCCTTTCTCTTCCTACCTGTCAGAGCCCAGTTTTCACTTTCAGCCAAACTGAAGTCACCACTGCTTCCACCACCCAGTCCAAAGACCCCAAAGCAGGAAGTTCCACCACAGCCCGGGTGTCCCAACGCGTGCCTGACCAAAAAACCCAGACCCTACCCACAAAAGCGGCCTCTGACCGCCCCCACCTGCAGTCTATGAAGTCCCTCCCCCTGCAGACTCCTCCGTCTCCTTCACCCTCCCCCTCTCCAGTCCTGTCCCCCATTCCTCGTTTCTTCTTCCCTACTCCTTCTGTCCTGAAGTCTGTCACTAAGACCATCTATCCTAACTCTCCCCATGTGTCGCAGGTCACCCCACAGGGCTCCCCACTCCCCACCCCTCTGGGGACCCCTGTGCACCATCCCCAGCACCCCCCTCCCAccccgccctcctcctcctcctcttcctcctcttcacgAGCTGAAGGAGGTGGTGGTGTGGGCGGTGGTTCCATGTCCCTAACCCCGCCCTCCAGTCCTGGGGGAAGTGGTGGAATGGCTGCCAGTAGTTCAGCCCACTGGAGGACTCGCCTCAACTCCTTCAAGAACAACCTGCTGGGTTCGCCACGCTTCCACCGTCGAAGGCTACAGGGTGAGAGGAGCATCTCCAAAGTATTGCTGTCATTGAGTTAAATGtcatagtaaaatattttttatttgtgtcaaTAGTTCCTACGTCAGAAGATATGTCCAGTTTAACTCCAGAGTCCAGCCCAGAGTAAGTATTTAGAGGAATAAATCAGTATTTTCACCAacccaaattttttttaaaccagttatttctatcttttgctgtagtgtgtaagAAGGGAATATCACTTTACTTTTACAAACATTGcaaatatttcaaacattatttttgccgtTAATTGTAATGATCCagtaatattttggtttgcaCACAGAGTCTGAAAACAGCCACAGAGAGGATAATATTTCCAAAGTTTTCACtgtgtattcaaatgtatttggTTTTTGATGGCTGCAACGCATTCCTGAAAAGTTGGGACAGaagcaaaataaaagtgaaaaggttACAGAATATCCACGTTAAACTGTTTTGAAACAGTTGACAGTAAGCAGTGAAATGGTAAAAAGTCAGGGTATAAATATTGGGTATAAAAGGAGCATCTCAGTCTTTGCAAGCAAAGCTGGATCATGGCTCAATCGCTTTGTGGCAATTTTAATGAGAGAAGtgtcaaacaaatcaaaaatcacatttcacTACGCAAAATTGCAACAAATTTAGGTTTTCATCCACTACcatatgtaatattgtgaaaggaTTCAGGGAATCCAGAGAAATCACAGGAAACCTCAGTTGAATGTGCTTGACCTTTGAGCCCTCAGATGGCATTGCATGCTGCagtgttaaatatagccacatgggctcaggagtacttcagaaaaacaGTCTGCTGCTGCATTAAGAAATGCAACTTGAATCTCTATGTggcaagtggggcggggccgagaggcatgggaacgaggagtgaggccagctgtagtgattgaagatgagctgcacctgcgccccaccaccggtctcgagtcccacgtaggagatggaaggatatgaaactggagcgactatagtgaaggacgagagtggaccaggcctgggccatattttatgtttgctttttattttgtgtactattttttattttagtactattGACATGGAGGCATATATTGGGATTGTACAGAGAAATATACTGCCATCAAGATAATGTCTTTCATGGGAAGTCCATGGTTATTAGATCAAGATAATGCCTGCTCTCATTCTGCATGTGATAAAACAGTGTGGTTTGTAGACCCAGAGAGAATATGTCATGAAAAGGAGAATCAGACAACGATGATCAAAGCCTGCTGAGCTTCTGAAGTCTTGTATCAAGTGAGTTTGGACACAAATGTAACTTGCAAAACTTTAACAATTAGTATACTCAATTCCCAAACAATGAAACATTGTATTAAAAGGAAAGTTGAGGTGACCGCATTAAACATgcctctgtcccaacttttttggagtgtgtttcagcatcaaaatcaaaatttgtacatttacaaaatacatttatgttgatCAGTGAAcactttagaatttttttctttgtacttttatCAGTTAAATaatggcgaaaaaaaaaaaaaaaataatgcaattttttttactatatgttCTATTATATACTATAATAGTACATAACACTGAAATTACACTGTGCATTGTAATGTGATACTAAAATTCAACAGGAGCATTTAAAACCActggtttaacttttttttgtgtttaattttacaTCAATTTACACAAAGTAGAATTTTGATAATAGACATGTATTGGTTATCAACCATATAATGAAAACAGTTACTGATTTTTAACAttgatgcattttatgtaagcAATGTGTCATACGCTCAATGTTGCTACAGCAAAAACCTGCTCCTATGATCTAGTGATCTAGTGTTTGTTCTGAAGCTTTTTCAGCATTATCTGGCTACTTTACCTTGAATGTGTACAGTTCTAGGAATGAAGGCAGATGAGAAGACTCTGCATTTTCAAAGAGAACATTcttgtataatatatgtatgtgaactatatattttgtatatttatctgcatttttgtcatatttttctaTAGGCTGGCAAAGAAGTCTTGGTTTGGAAATTTCATCAGTCTGGAGAGGGAAGAGCAAATATTCGTGGTGATCAGAGACAAACCACTAAGCTCAATCAAGGCTGATATTGTCCATGCCTTTCTATCAGttagtatatttttaatgttaggTGTTTGCTTTCCTCACTTCAGATAAGCTTTGTTCATTCTCTTCTGAAGATTCAAACTTTGATGTACATCTCTGCTCTCCTCTAGATTCCCTCCCTGAGTCACAGTGTCATCTCTCAGACAAGTTTCCGGGCGGAGTACAAGACCTCCGGAGGTCCATCTGTCTTCCAGAAACCTGTCAAATTTCAGGTTGACATCGCCTTctctgaaggagagagagaacgagagcgggagaaagagagagaaagggagggaaggAGGGAGACTGGCATCTACAGTGTCACCTTCACCCTATTATCAGGTATTTAGGAGACGAGAGAGCCAGTGTCATGAGTCTGTACATGCTGTCATTTCTACAGATGTGATGATAATGTTTTTCAGGTCCTAGTCGCAGGTTTAAAAGAGTGGTAGAGACCATTCAAACTCAGCTGCTCAGTACACATGACCAGCCCTCGGTGCAGGCGCTTACAGGTGAATGTTACATGCACACTTCCACCCAAAAACATAGCatcatacaaaataaattaaatcagatattttaattcattttagtttagttttagccACATTTAAtcttaagctatttttttttttatttacagggGTGCACGTGCGCATacctgaccaaaataaaaaatgcgctGTGTAAATGAGTTCAGACGGCTCATTTGCATAACGTActtgacagctgttaatgcacaattaccattttaggtGGACAAACTGTAATAATGTATAAGATTTCTATTCAGACTGAAAGCATACATCTAGGCTGCCGGTTTTAAAGCACAATGCATAAAattcatatataaaaaagtaaatattagcattttatttttaagttttatataaaacaattgaattgtttatttaatgttctctttattttaaatataatagcatcttcacacttttttattgttattatttattttttaaatttaaataacatgcaattacattattatcataattattaatctttttattttttatttttttttaatagttttatttaatggaTCCAATGTGAAGACCACAATAAAAAGTCTCAGTGCTCTtgtgagaaccaggctgaaaaactTATGTGCGCCCCTGATTATTTGTGTACATTAGTTTTTAAGCTTagtagtatatttttttaattaaaattttcatattttagGGCAGCCAAAGTTTATTATGGTAAatgttatatttagatattaaaacaCATGGTTACGCATGCCATTTTAATGCATAATGCAGAAAAAATGATAAGGTTTATATACCATGTACcaaaatctaaaactaaaattaatttgtgGCCATTTTTAGTTTGGTTTTATAGATCTTTaatctttagttttttattaGTGAAATGTGAAGGTTTCACATTTTAATGTACCATGTATAAAAATCTGAACTTAAAATTCATTTCtatttttgattttaatgtacttttatttgtatttctcccAGATGAGAAAAATGGGCTTTCGTCTCGCGCACCCAGCACACCGACCCGACAGAACTCCCGTCGCTCGGAGGGCGGAGGTGATCGCGGTGAGCGAGCAGAGCGCAGCGATCGAGGAGAAGGGAGCAGTATTGGCGGTAGTGTGAGTGTACTACAAAGAAAGGGGTCTGGGAAGGATAAAACTCGCCTCCTGTCCTCAAATGGGACCCAGTCTCAACCCTAAGTGAACTAATCAGACAAGCTGTCAAGCGGGTGGGAACAATCCCCGCTCTTGACTCCCCCCAGACATGACTCCCTCATAGTCCATCTGCACAGTAGACGACAACAGGTATACTCAGCCTTGATTCTCACATCACTAGTGGAAACCCTGGGATCCAACTGCGACAATAGGAGAGTCAGGAGTCTATCCACATGGAAGTGTTCTTTCATGCAAATAATCTTCTGATGAAAAAGAATTACGATCAAGTATCCTTGTTAGGAACAAAGGATTTGAAAAATGAAAGCAAGCTGTATCGCTTAATAGAAACCCCAGCTATAAATTATTTCATACTCTACAAACAAGGAGATTGACATCCGGTGGACATCTAATGGCAACAAACTATACAAGGAGGAACAAACACCAAGTGGGACAAGAAAGAATGTCTCCAAAACGTATAATCATCCTCAttatcatcctcatcctcatcatcataatCAATGATCCATCAGAAAATCACAATGAGCTGTTTGAGGTAGAGAAAAGCAAACATTGTGGGAAAAAGTGGGAAGTTCTCCATTCCTTACAGCACTTGGAACACAAAAAAGGATTTCTAGAACACTATGTAAAGAAAATAATAGGGATCTTTAGAATGGCGATCTAAATTTTGTAACACAAGTCCTGTGTGATTATACCTTCATGAGCTGAGGACGGATAAGGCCTTTAGTGAGATGTTACGTGTTGAAGATATAGGCTATGTTTAACACTGATTGTTCAAGCTTGTGTTGTAGATCCTGAACTCTGTGATATGTTGTGGATCTGAAATCAGTCAGTGTCAGAAATGCAGTGGAGAGCTGCCCACTGGAAGCTGCAGTTGGCAAAATTTCCAGTTCTGAAAGTATCTCAGATTCATCCCACTCACTAAGCAGGGCACGGAGGGATGAGCAGGCATCCAGATTTCCCATGACATGTTCACACAGAGACCGAACAAGAGGAACAAAATAGCCAGTCACTCCTTTGTGTCTTACAAAGAGATAGTGTGAGAAAAAATGTGAAAGCCTTCACCAGTTTCTCATGTGATTCCTGGTAGAACTTCCATCATAAATAGAAgtccaaaaaagtattttttgctttacatttgaatatttatattataatatttccaGCAACAAAAttaagtgaattaaaaaaaaaacattttaattaattaatttatttaaatatatttatttcagtgaatatttatttatttatttatttatttattggattagTGTTGATGCTACTAATGTCCAAACGACAGGGGTGGAATAATTTCTAACTAGAAAATGGCAGAAAACTTCAAATATTTGATATCAATGCTGCAAATGTCCTTTTGAAAACCATTTGAGTAGCCTTCGTTTACccatctcattttcatttcattttcaataaaaaagaagaaaactccCAAAGGAGAAAAAGCTGGAGAAAAACTTCATCCAAGCAATGGCTCCATGCCTTGGACGTCTCCCACAGGAAAGAGACTTCTAAACCCTCCAGGATGTATGACGTAAAGACTGAAGTGAACCTTATGAAAGCAGAGGAACAAAACAGAGGGAATGAGAAGAAGGCCCTCTGTGTTCACTCTTCATCTTTGAGAATGTTACTCAGACAAGAGCCCAAAGTTTCGGACTCGTGCGTACCAGGCCAGCCCTTCGTACGAAATGCGAGCAGTATTCTtttttcacacatgcacacacacactccttttcAAAACTGATCTTGTAAAACAAAATGAATGATAACAGGACTTTGAAACTGGAATGCAGTGTCCTAAAAAGAGAATTGTATTCAAAAAAATAGTTGTCCCTTTCCTCGCCTACCCACGGGAATCAGTGAAGTGCTCTCTTAAGTGCAGACTCAGGATCAGTGGGGCTTTTAAGCTCATTACATGTGTGAATGGGGGAGAACCTGATCCTGAATATCCACTTAAAAGCTCTTTCTCCAATGAGCCTCTGCTCTGAAGCCCAGAATCTGACCATAAtgcttcactctctctctctctctttctctctctccatctctccctccATTCCACTCTTTTCCTGACGCAAGGAGCACTAAATGCAAAGCAAGGTTTTGCTCTGGTCCTCCCTCTGCCACCATCCCGCAGCCATCACATACACTTCTGCCCAAAAATAGTATAGCTGAAGACAAAGCTTCGGACGGTTCAGACATCGAGCAGCTCCTGCATCATCCTGAATTGATTTCCCATAGCACATTGAATATATTTCACTACTGTTGAATGTTTAGGTGCATTGTTCATTAGATATAATAGGGGGTATGTTCTTATTTTAGTACACATCAAATGCCTTAAAGCCACATATACAAAATGGTCAGCATGTGCGCTCTCAAACTTGCCCGCTTGCAGAGGCAGAGAAAACGCCAGAGCAAAACCCAGAAGATGTTCTTTGTTCAGTTCTGTTAGTTCTGAGGCAGGGTAAGTCTGGGAGTGTGCAAATACAGACTCTGAATGAATGTGAAATAGACTTCACATGGTTTCTCTGTGTTCATGACATTCTCCTGCTCTATGTGTCcatcctctcctcctcctccctttCACATAATGCACTGAATGATATTCTGTTTTTGTTAATCGCCTCACACATACAGCACACGTATCACATTTCATATGTATTGTTAGTCTTCACTTATTACCATACATTATATACCTCGTCCTGCTCCTGACTCCCAGTCATAGAATTATACTTTAGACCACCCCCTTCCCTCTTCTCTCATTATATACATACACCCTGCCTGCCCCCAATGTATGCTCCCCCCTCCCCCCATCTGTTCGttgtaaacagaaaatattactCATATCTTCATTCTTTATCCATTCTATATTCATCTGATGATTATTGATTACCTTTGTCGTCATTACTGATAACTCCTCTTAAGATTGTAAAGCTGTACTCTTCCCCATCGCGCACAGTAGGAACTTTTTTGTAAGAAATGCAAGTCATTAAATtggaagggaaaaaaataatgatgaGAAAATAAATGTCTGTGTTATAATTCAAAAAATGAAAGTGCACTATTATTATTGCCTGTGATAAAgaacaataaacaatacaaaaaaaaaatctctgccaTTGTTTCCTAATTACCTTGTTTTGCTCTTCATTTCAtttgttaataattaatatttatgttgtTCTAATATAtacatcatttatatatatatatatatatatatatatatatatatatatatatatatatatattagtgctgtcaatcgattaaaaaaaattaactaattaatcgcacaatttttttaaattaatcgcgattaatcgcgattaatcgcaattaaaagactgaaactttttggatatgtaaaatgtaaataattaatgtaaactcaagacaactatttaaactatttaaattcaaaatatgattgtttattggaatttttgtttaacttgtaacacagattttctcatgtaaacaacatacctgcaataaaccatcaatatcctccaaattaactgttggcttgaaagccatatttattacagaaataaaaacacaggcatgtaagtaccatttgaatttcaaaacaatcaatgccaataaaaaacaaaaatgatttc
The sequence above is drawn from the Carassius auratus strain Wakin unplaced genomic scaffold, ASM336829v1 scaf_tig00032588, whole genome shotgun sequence genome and encodes:
- the LOC113080932 gene encoding serine/threonine-protein kinase BRSK1-like isoform X1; protein product: MTICVPPAGLVKLGIHCITGQKVAIKIVNREKLSESVLMKVEREIAILKLIEHPHVLKLYDVYENNKYLYLVLEHVSGGELFDYLVKKGRLTPKEARKFFRQIISALDFCHSHSICHRDLKPENLLLDEKNNIRIADFGMASLQVGDSLLETSCGSPHYACPEVIRGEKYDGRRADVWSCGVILFALLVGALPFDHDNLRQLLEKVKSGVFHMPHFIPPDCQALLRGMIEVNPEKRFTLEEIQKHPWYQGGRNEPCPEQPAPRRVCVKRILSLTDLDPDVLESMHSLGCFRDRVKLTRDLQCEEENQEKLIYYLLLDRKERYPSYEDEHLPPRNDIDPPRKRVDSPMLTRHGRCRPERKSLEVLSVTEQGSPTPPRRALDTSAHSQRSRSVSGASTGLSSSPLSSPRSPVFTFSQTEVTTASTTQSKDPKAGSSTTARVSQRVPDQKTQTLPTKAASDRPHLQSMKSLPLQTPPSPSPSPSPVLSPIPRFFFPTPSVLKSVTKTIYPNSPHVSQVTPQGSPLPTPLGTPVHHPQHPPPTPPSSSSSSSSSRAEGGGGVGGGSMSLTPPSSPGGSGGMAASSSAHWRTRLNSFKNNLLGSPRFHRRRLQVPTSEDMSSLTPESSPELAKKSWFGNFISLEREEQIFVVIRDKPLSSIKADIVHAFLSIPSLSHSVISQTSFRAEYKTSGGPSVFQKPVKFQVDIAFSEGEREREREKEREREGRRETGIYSVTFTLLSGPSRRFKRVVETIQTQLLSTHDQPSVQALTDEKNGLSSRAPSTPTRQNSRRSEGGGDRGERAERSDRGEGSSIGGSVSVLQRKGSGKDKTRLLSSNGTQSQP
- the LOC113080932 gene encoding serine/threonine-protein kinase BRSK2-like isoform X2; its protein translation is MTICVPPAGLVKLGIHCITGQKVAIKIVNREKLSESVLMKVEREIAILKLIEHPHVLKLYDVYENNKYLYLVLEHVSGGELFDYLVKKGRLTPKEARKFFRQIISALDFCHSHSICHRDLKPENLLLDEKNNIRIADFGMASLQVGDSLLETSCGSPHYACPEVIRGEKYDGRRADVWSCGVILFALLVGALPFDHDNLRQLLEKVKSGVFHMPHFIPPDCQALLRGMIEVNPEKRFTLEEIQKHPWYQGGRNEPCPEQPAPRRVCVKRILSLTDLDPDVLESMHSLGCFRDRVKLTRDLQCEEENQEKLIYYLLLDRKERYPSYEDEHLPPRNDIDPPRKRVDSPMLTRHGRCRPERKSLEVLSVTEQGSPTPPRRALDTSAHSQRSRSVSGASTGLSSSPLSSPRVTPQGSPLPTPLGTPVHHPQHPPPTPPSSSSSSSSSRAEGGGGVGGGSMSLTPPSSPGGSGGMAASSSAHWRTRLNSFKNNLLGSPRFHRRRLQVPTSEDMSSLTPESSPELAKKSWFGNFISLEREEQIFVVIRDKPLSSIKADIVHAFLSIPSLSHSVISQTSFRAEYKTSGGPSVFQKPVKFQVDIAFSEGEREREREKEREREGRRETGIYSVTFTLLSGPSRRFKRVVETIQTQLLSTHDQPSVQALTDEKNGLSSRAPSTPTRQNSRRSEGGGDRGERAERSDRGEGSSIGGSVSVLQRKGSGKDKTRLLSSNGTQSQP